The Brassica napus cultivar Da-Ae chromosome C1, Da-Ae, whole genome shotgun sequence DNA segment cttacaaatttttattttaacaagttgaaatttaaatcttaattaattacattattgtcatcatatacaggattttcatggcagaaaagcggttcgagtatagatacgccacagaggacgaactagaagaaatgaagcagagagaatttactggatggatgtttacttatgtgagtgctttaaacaaattaaaatatattttatcacatatttatactaattcacatttattgatataatatatatatatgtgctattaataggtgtctgctggtttggccagaggtgaaacatttgacgattggatacgtgagatggtcgttggaccaaactttgttgtgaagtcatatccgagattttgtactcgaggatatgcattcacaactcagaagaggagacgttcgagtacgacttatgatgctggcgtttgttctgcatcaggagatgatgtatactacggacacatacatgagattttggaaatcaagtatttgggcatggttggattgcgctgtactgttttctattgtgattggcacgacaacaccccagatcgaggtgtgagaacagatgcatttggtgttacatcagtaaattcgaggcgaaagctgcaatattatgatcctttcattcttgcttcccaggccgatcaggtaattaaatgttaattattcagaatgattcatcatcatgtgtattaatttataatttttctaaatgttacaggtttgttatatcaagtacccccgggtaaggaacagagatgatccatgggttactgttacaagactcaacccgagaggccgagttcagggaagttctgagctggaagacccactacaaccaagcacatccggcaactgtagtgcagcagaagatttagctggagttggccttgtagtcgatttaaccgactttggagaggaagccgtcgttcacgtagaggatgaaccagtaattggagagtttcaccaagatccagattcagattcatctggtgatgatgactcggaaacagactaccattgaacttattttttttttttttttaagaaataccgaggaaattccgaggaacacttgatataacctctttcctggataatagttatttggtttatctagcaaggcaaagctgaatacgaattaaaagctacacaaaacacaaccaaataaaacaaagaaaccatgtaaaagaaatacgaactcataattaagaaacctaaaaaaaaactcagttcaaaattaacagaaaataagaccataaaacgttagaatagaaaagaaaataaaatagccggtgatagctcctactcctcgtctcctgctccagatgttcctgcatcgttgggtctcttggacctctttcttaccctgtgtgtaccactcgaacccgaaccagagctggatggagagttgtcccgatgaactacatcatccttttggcaacgacacggcctgatacgtgaaatggcagcccagatcttgtgtagcatgtcgttgtttgtctttatgctctgatctctccaatgttgttgctggcgcgaagtggcgttcggtggaagctcttgcagcttgtactggctggagtctgatgggagtagctgatggggttgtgaatcatctggaatggcttgtgcagcctcatcttgtccttcttcatcaaccacgcccttgcctttggtctgatattttggcgtgaagaaggatggcttgtctactagtgcggtagcagggggtagaaactcaactgcagcctctgaaagtagagcagtcaggccgatctgaggcaggtggcagtagagtgttttcttcgctcggtcctggaatacgtagacgtaaggaccatcccgatcgatcctcgagtggggaccagctatgaactccttacttactagagaaatgacatccaggtagttccaagcaatgttgttcgatctgtccagtgctacctggtggttctcacagtctacacccacatgtctaaggatccgagtaatcactgcaccaaatccacatgcattgctcttggatttggttactttccccttgtatcctgctaagtttgcggccagcaccgctcccatgttgaaggcagtagcaggtgggaatgtagagtttccaaatgccggtagcaaatgcctcacaccttggtacaggaggcacaactcccattgcgtgactgatgcggctgtggttgtcccgtatagcaatgagccaatgaggcgtgtcgcatatctcagtactgggctccggataagtgactcctttgcctgagaagatctataaacccctgtgccaatcgtttcccagaagttcaacagctctgaagtccaataaagaccatatgtcctctcccccgcactcaatccaaatagtccgcagaggtctgtgaaagatacctcatagtatactttctgcactacgaatgccagaaaaccttcctgatggctatcatcgggacgggtgacgtatgcggatgctatgaactggcgtaccaactccggataagtgggttccttgaggttgcatagttggcctagacccatgttctggaacagtccttcaatgtctgctttgattcccaatattgtcatcgtctcaggacatgctagttgtgtagccggaacggctaccttcttcatgttgttgtagtgggtggtatcagacttatcccacttctttggcctttgcttctccagctgtgacgaacccgcttcttgtgtgtttttctttgctgatgttttcgtgcgcttcattctctacaaaatagaatcattgctctcaacatggttataatcaattaagaaggcaaagctgaacatgaaaatgaaaagcaaaatcgagttgtgataaaaaaaaacgaaattgaaaaaaattctctatccctaaatcatctcaaatcatgttccaaactcgttgatcacagacaattgtgttctattccatgtttaaacatctgtttcatgcatatttgatcaaggaatcaacacggaaataagaaattcacaaaacccaaaaaattgctcaagaacacgatttcagaatgtggagattcgcggagtatacctgtcttagggtgaagacgagtgtaggaatcaggtagagctcgaaaaatcaagtggaatagagcccaaaattgttcaaatcggatgattatagagagagaaaggggggggcgaattataggggaaatcggaggggatgagagttctaaggtttagatccaaaaaaggtcgggttttgccttataattctgttttccgaacacgcatcgatcgatgcgttttgtttctataacgcatcgatcgatcacattcttacggcccgggccatcttggtaatcgatcgatgcgtttttgttctataacgcatcgatcgatgcgtttttaaaaaaaacatacaagattttccgaggaaattccgaggaacaattcagattgtcgatcgatcgatgggatactctcatcgatcgatcacaatcttacggcccggtccatcctagtaatcgatcgatgcgtttgtgttctataacgcatcgatcgatgcatttttaaaaaaacatacaagattttccgacgaaattccgaggaacaattcagattgtcgatagatcgatgggttactctcatcgatcgatcacaatcttacggccccgtaatcctagtaatcgatcgatgcgtttttgttctataacgcatcgatcgatgcatttttaaaaaacatacaagattttccgatgaaattccgaggaacaattcagattgtcgatagatcgatgggttaatctcatcgatcgatcacaatcttacggcccggtccatcctagtaatcgatcgatgcgtttttgttctataacgcatcgatcgatgcatttttaaaaaaacatacaagattttccgaggaaattccgaggaacaattcagattgtcgatagatcgatgggatactctcatcgatcgatcacaatcttacggcccgggccatcttagtaatcgatcgatttgtttttgttcaaaaacgcatcgatcgatgcgtttttttaaaaaaattacgttttgaaaccccaaacactagttcgtcggaatttcctcggaatattccgaggaaattacgaggaagaagagggtttcgtcggagttccctcggaataatccgaggaaattccgaggaaatagggtttttaaaccgaaaacaacgttttgccgtttgaataacacctatataacccttattaagtgtcttacgttcattatgaagtcaaaaatttgttccttaccgtataattaacacttttccgattgtatgaacgaaatctcgcaacataagagaaacacttataccttttaacgaacggtaaagggaatactttcaattagttttgaaatttgttatttcatggtttatgctcatgtatacaaagaatcctcaatggtatgcattacaattgtataagaaatgaaatacggcaaaaaaaattgatgttttgaaaccccaaacactagttcctcggtatttcctcggaatattccgaggaaattccgacggatattttactatctgtcggaatttcctcggaatattttcattttaccgggcaaatatttcgcgaaaattgaaattagaattccgacggaattccgacggataatgtccgtcggaccctaggttttataaccacgagccccttcttcttccccatttctctgttcttcctctgcgcgactcctctctttctctccggcgatttccccctgaaatccgacgatatctccggcgatctccctcttctcttacacaaatcatgtaaggaccctatcccactctcttaggttctatttgttaggtttttgtgtagttttgatagatttttgttagggtgattggttaggattgtgatttggttgtataataggtttagaattgtgatttggttgaataatttgttttgttgaattgatttagaatttttttataatttttttattttttgtatttataaaatcatttttgtatataaaatcgatttttgtattttacaaaacgatttttctatataaattcgattttttggattttacaaaaaaaatttctatataaattcgattttttggattttacaaaacattttaattattaaacaatttttatttattaaaactatttttgtttattagaactatttttatatatttattaaaaaaatttaatttatataaatctttttctgtgattaaattatttgggatttttttttaataaaaaaaattaatttatatatttctgtatttattaaatatattttttttaatttacaggtctcatgatgatcagacccggcctcgacagcgtcgtggtcgtggtggtacggggagccagtctcgggattccagccattttcaggattccccttcgccccacagctccaaccatacatctccctctgctgcacccgctcatgctcctctcgctcccgctgctgcatccgctcctgttcctccgggtcctccgggagtgatgagggttgcggagttggttcaacagcccggtcgtgaccatcttccgtatctcactccgtatccacatggacggggtcaaacatggtaattaaacatttttttttctttaaatttggattcattattaaccgtttgttcttttaataaggttcaaccgatccgggaacgggatcagcgcatggatcaaccgtatgatgtactcggccctcgacagtggacatccgactttcactcacttcccaaccgacaagcaggttctgtggtttcgtcagtttgcggtaagtattctaattttttacttatatttttaatctttaatataaattttctactaattgtgtttttttttcagcaagagttcaactggaattccgatgagacgctctttatctatcaccacttcgtccataaagtaatggacaactatgggaagcagatccacgagtggaagaagaagtgggaaatcaataaggttcgatttaatttattaaacaattttttaatttattaaactatttttaatttattaaactttttcttttttttttaattaaaaggtcccaaagtcgatgaacgatacggtctggaaggagttgtgtgcgcattgggataaggaggagacgaaagaaacttcttccaccaactccaccaaccgcaggagcgaccgtaaagggaagggcatctacaagcataacttgggtgctcaatctattgccactctcggagatcgcatggtaagttcaaccgctttttcttcaattatttgagtttcagaatttaaatttattgtgcatttcttctaatttctaatgtttctttaattttatgttttttttcaaggcggaagaaaatgatggcgagccggtcgatgatctcgccctaatgaggagggcgtataccaacaagaagaccggccagattgatgacggtcttgtgagggacgtggtcgacctggtccaaactcaggtggtagacgaagtgtctcagcttcaaaccgaggatgacgcttcgacggcttcgaccaacttgtcccggtttcgaatcaacgaaatcgttgaatccgtaagttcttttttttttaagttcaattcatttatttcttggtttaaatttctaaatttggcttttttctattcagtcggttccaaagaagaagggacgtttgttcggtttgggtcgtcgcacccggtcggttcctccttcttctgcaccaccgccctttgttgatccagaagtacttacggctcagttgaaggacaaagatgatcgaatatctttgttggagacccagatggcggctcaacaggcgggctatgaggcacagaggaggctgaaccagcaaatgatggagatgatgcagaggatgtacccgaacgaggtgttcccggacgtgccagacccgtagtttttttttccccaatctcggaatgttttatttttatttgtgaaactttgaatattaattagtatgatttcaattttacttttaatttcatattttcgaatttaaatttcagaaattttattttttcaaaaaaattaatattttttacatttcgaggaaattaattatatttttcactacatcgatcgatgcgtttttgaacaaaaacgcatcgatcgatccgttttttttttaaatatagcgagggacatttccctcggaattttccgatggacaactccctcggaaaattccgaggaacggatccctcggaataaaccgaggaaaaagtccgtcggtatactcctatcgatcgatgtatatatgtccaaacacgcatcgatcgatgaacttccgaggaattatcccgacgaagttctacctcggtatattccgaggacttttccgacaaacaagggatcctcggaatttcctcggaaatttatttcctcggaattccgtcggaaaattccgagggatttcagaggaaaaaagaaattccgacgatATTTCGACgatttttccctcagaatccttgatgttttcttgtagtgaaactACTATTTGAATGCAAAATCCTtggatataatattaatttttaaccgTGTCTCActtgtataatattattaattttttagcTATCAACTTTATCACAACATACTCTAATCAACAAGAAATTGAAACCATTATGAttgtaaaacttaaatatatcaAACTTAcacataagcaaaaaaaaaaaaaataacacacatgtgaaaacaaaaaaaaatctacaaatacTGCTCAAGAAGGCTCaggagtaaaaaaaattaaaaaagacttCATAAGAAGTCTCAAGGGTATACTTCAAACGAAATTACACAAAAGTCTTTTACCACCAATTCTCTATATACAACATGTAACTGGACAaatttctgcaaaaaaaaaaacacgttaTACAagattagcaaaaaaaatattacatgttTGATACAATTATAGAAGTAGACTTTTAAGAAAGTCTACACCTATTAGTTAACAACTtaatcaaacaaagaaaattaaGAGTTCTATAATTATAACACCTTAACTTTTGAAATTCATGCAAGACCATTAGAATTCATTAACacacattataaaaaaattaaatcatcaaAACACATGATGAATAATACCCAAATCCTCTTTAAAGGAACTTTCGACATAGATTTCAGCTGAATACGTCATTTGAAGTCTAGTTTTGTAGACTATCAAGGTAATCTATTATTTAGGTTACATTTTTCCATTAAATAATTGTAAGCTATTTTTGAAAACATGAGTAGACTTcctgtataaaaatattagttttacaGTTGATCAAAATTTACCTAGTATTTGACTTTCTAGAGCATACTTCATTTGCagtatacatttttaaattttttacaggattcatttttgcaattgaccaaagtTTGACTTTCCACGATtaagtttgttttatatttaagatttggtctttaagtttaaaaatattatttttgtaatttgtatTTAGAATATAAGTTTTGAGGTAGTTgtctagggtttagatttacgATGTATAATagagtttaaataaaattagatttagagtttagttttaaaatttgggtttatagtttgaaaatattatatttggaGATTTCATTTAGTATTTAGAATATATGATTTAAGTTTGATGTTTAGGGTTGAAGGTATTAATTAGAATGAGGGGTTTAATATATAGTCACATAAAATTGTGGCAAAACCAGGGCTAAATGTATAGTGACAAAAAATAACATGGCAAAGTTGTGGCAAAATGTATAGCGACGGAAAATTATGTGGTAAAGTTGTGGCTAAATGTATAGCCACGGAAATAAACACGAAAAAAATCATGGCTAGATGATAGCCACGGTTTTTACCTGACTACATTGTGGTTATTTAGACACGTTTTATTTTTGGCTAGATCGTGGCTAAAATAGACACCGTTAACCacagtttttcttttaattggtATTTTTCAATCTAGCCAATGGTTTTCGTGactatatcatttttttttgctagtgCAAGTTGTTTAGTACTTCCTGATTTTCTTGTGTTTGCAAGTTTAAAGTGGCTTAGGTGACAAGCTCAACTTAAGAAAAACAAATGGTAGTTCAACCAATCTGATTAGTCATGTGTAATGCCGTAATGATAAGGTTTTGGCGTGTTTATGAACCTAATGTGTTTTAATTAAGCTGACTAGTGACTAGTGTAGgtcaatgtttttatttaatttaagaatAGTTCAATgctgaaaaaaagaaataaaaacaatcatAGCGATAAGGTTCTTGCGTGTTTGTTAACCTAATGTTTAAATTAAGCTGACTAgtgtgtttaaaataatttaatttgtaaCGTGCCTTTGCATGATTGGTTTaaagttatatttgttttagaatAGTTCAATATATATAACGATAACGAAATGATAATATCAACTGAAGCCAAAAACAATATAATACTTAGAGAGGTTTCTCTCTCCTCTTAAAAGACAAATAGGTTAGAAGTAGTTAACTTGTGACAgaaggagaaaaggaaaaaaaaaaagagaatggaaAGCAAAGAAGAATCATGCGTTTACAGAAACCCAGACGCGCCAGTGGAGGCGCGTGTTCAAGACCTTCTCTCTCGGATGAGTTTGGCGGAGAAGATCGGTCAGATGACTCAGATCGAACGCGTCGTAACTACTCGTACCGTCATTACAAATTCCTTCATCGGTATACAcatcattttgtttttattcggTCAACGAACAAACTTTGTAtcagttcaaaaaaattgaatatatatGCTAAAGTTATAAAAATGGATTTGGAGTTACAGGTAGTGTTTTGAACGGCGGAGGGAGTTGGCCGTTCGAGGACGCTAGGCCATCGGACTGGGCTGATATGATCGACGGTTACCAAAACGCAGCTTTGGCATCACGTTTGGGAATACCGATATTATACGGCATTGATGCCGTCCACGGCAACAACAACGTTTACGGAGCCACCATCTTCCCCCACAACATTGGACTCGGAGCCACCAGGTTTGATCCCCGATTCTCATTCTCTTTCATTTTACAAGAACATTGAGCGACTTGGGTATAGTAGTAGTGTTTGTCCAATTAGATTGGAACTGAACCTAATTAAGTACTAGTATTTGAAGCAAGTGGTTGTTGAATTAATGTGATAACACTGGTTAGTCGTTGCGGTATTTCAAAAGAGACGCAGATTTGATCAGAAGAATTGGGGCTGCAACAGCACTAGAAGTAAGGGCCATGGGTGCTCACTGGGCGTTTGCTCCTTGCGTAGCCGTAAGTTCCTTATACATGTTATGATACTGAATGAAATAATCAGTAGAGTTTACTCCATGATTGTTTCTTGTCGTCCAAGCAAAGTCCTTATGATAATAATTTAGGGTGACTGATTTACTTTTGGTTAAACCAAGACCTCTTCGTCCTCTCTTTTCTTGTAATAGCTTTAGTTTTCTGATAGGCTTTGAGAAATCCACGATGGGGGAGATCCTATGAGTGTTTTAGTGAAGATGCTAACACTATATGTGAGCTGACAACGCTTGTCTCGGGCCTTCAAGGAGAGCCACCCAAAGAACACCCTAATGGTTACCCTTTTATTGCGGGAAGGTATGCACATGGCTCTTGATATGcgtctttaataattttgatgtCATTGCTCATGGATTTATTCATATGCGACAGAAACAATGTGGTTGCTTGTGCAAAACACTTCGTTGGAGATGGTGGTACCGAAAATGGCACAAACGAAGGGACCACTATTGTGTCATTCGAAGACTTGGAGAGAATACATCTTCCTCCATATCTGAATTGTCTTGCTCAGGGAGTTTCTACTGTTATGGCATCTTACTCAAGCTGGAATGGAAGTAAACTCCACTCTGACTATTTCCTCTTGACTGAGCTTCTGAAACAGAAACTAGGTTTCGAGGTAAACCAAAAGTTTGTTTGATTATGGAATATCTGAACAAGCCAGAGGTCTATGAACTGAGCTGGTCACCTTTGCTTTGATTACTAGGGATTTATCATTTCAGACTGGGAAGCTTTGGACCGGCTTAGCGAGCCATTTGGATCAAATTACCGCAACTGCGTCAAGATCTCAATTAATGCTGGAATTGACATGGTAGAGTCTAAAACCTCCAGTTAATGATTTACACTTTTCCAGAGTAAGGAATGAATGAGCATTatgttactaatctattttattgCAGGTGATGGTGCCTTTCAAGTACGAACGGTTCATACATGACCTAACAGATCTGGTGCAGTCAGGGGAAGTGTCAATGGCTCGGATTGATGATGCTGTTGAAAGAATACTCAGAGTGAAGTTTGTAGCTGGTCTTTTCGAACATCCTCTCACAGACCGATCTTTATTGGGTACTGTTGGCTGCACGGTGAGGTTTCTTGTACATAGTGTTATTTG contains these protein-coding regions:
- the LOC106374986 gene encoding beta-glucosidase BoGH3B; its protein translation is MESKEESCVYRNPDAPVEARVQDLLSRMSLAEKIGQMTQIERVVTTRTVITNSFIGSVLNGGGSWPFEDARPSDWADMIDGYQNAALASRLGIPILYGIDAVHGNNNVYGATIFPHNIGLGATRDADLIRRIGAATALEVRAMGAHWAFAPCVAALRNPRWGRSYECFSEDANTICELTTLVSGLQGEPPKEHPNGYPFIAGRNNVVACAKHFVGDGGTENGTNEGTTIVSFEDLERIHLPPYLNCLAQGVSTVMASYSSWNGSKLHSDYFLLTELLKQKLGFEGFIISDWEALDRLSEPFGSNYRNCVKISINAGIDMVMVPFKYERFIHDLTDLVQSGEVSMARIDDAVERILRVKFVAGLFEHPLTDRSLLGTVGCTEHRELGREAVRKSLVLLKNGKHVDKPFLPLDRNAKRILVTGTHADDLGYQCGGWTKAWFGLSGRITIGTTLLDAIKAIVGDQTKVIYEKYPSEESLASSEGFSYAIVAVGESPYAETLGDNSELIIPFNGSDIVTAVAERVPTLMILFSGRPMVLEPTVLEKTEAVVSAWLPGSEGQGMADVIFGDYDFEGKLPVSWFKRVEQLPLNADADLYDPLFPLGFGLN